The following coding sequences are from one Bifidobacterium sp. window:
- the nth gene encoding endonuclease III — protein MARESNTHRLSRMHEEYDKLCVLYPAPRCALDFSTPLQLLVATVLSAQTTDVRVNLVTPELFDTYPTAKSLSEANPSELEDIIHSTGFYHAKAKHLIGLGNILETQFNGVVPKTMDELTSLPGVGRKTANVVLGNAFKIPGFPVDTHVIRLTRRLRWRRDWKTPHPDPVHIEHEITSYFPPETWTDLSHRLILHGRAICHARKPECQRCPLANTCPSAEVISSD, from the coding sequence CAAGCTCTGTGTCTTGTACCCTGCTCCGCGTTGTGCTCTCGATTTCTCGACTCCGCTGCAACTGCTTGTGGCCACAGTACTCAGTGCACAGACCACAGATGTTCGCGTCAATCTGGTTACGCCTGAACTATTCGACACCTACCCTACTGCCAAATCTCTGAGTGAAGCCAACCCTTCCGAACTTGAAGATATCATTCATTCCACGGGGTTTTACCATGCCAAAGCTAAACACCTTATTGGTCTTGGCAATATCTTGGAAACTCAATTCAATGGGGTAGTTCCTAAAACGATGGATGAGCTTACCAGTTTGCCTGGGGTTGGCCGGAAAACAGCAAATGTAGTGTTAGGCAACGCTTTTAAGATCCCTGGGTTCCCTGTGGATACCCACGTCATCCGCCTTACTCGCAGATTGCGTTGGCGGCGAGACTGGAAAACGCCTCATCCTGATCCTGTACACATTGAGCATGAGATAACCTCATACTTTCCTCCCGAGACCTGGACTGATCTATCTCATCGGCTTATCCTTCATGGAAGAGCCATATGTCATGCACGAAAACCCGAATGTCAACGCTGTCCCCTAGCGAATACTTGCCCAAGCGCGGAAGTCATCTCGTCTGATTGA